The Limnospira fusiformis SAG 85.79 genomic interval TTCTACAGCAGAAATTAAGCAATCATAACTCATTAGATAACTCTGAATCTCAGGAAACCATCGCTTTTTTACCCCCACAACCTGGTCAATTTGAAATTATTAAGACTATCAAAAGTGATGATTTAACCCCCAAGTCTGTTGTTTATGCAGACCCCGGAATGTTCTTTGTACAAAATATGATGTATGAACATTCAATTGCTGTTTATAATCGTCAATTTGAGCAGGTTAAAAAAATTGCTGATCATGTGAATTTGTATAAGTTTGGTCATCGAGATTTTACCGCCGAAAAATACAAAGGTTCTCCCGTAGAAGCAGCAGTTTCTCAAGATGGCAAATTTGCCTATATCTCCAATTATCGGATGTATGGTCCTGAGTTTAATAATCCCGGTCATGATACCTGTTTACCATCAGACCAATTCGACCCTAGTTTTATCTATCGGATTAATACCGAAAATTTAACCATTGACAACGCCATTAAAGTCGGTTCAGTTCCCAAGTTTATCGCCGTTTCTCCCAATGGTAAATATGTCTTAGTAACTAACTGGTGTTCAGGGGATGTTAGCGTTATTGATACTGACATCAATCAAGAAATACAAAGGATATTTGTAGGCAGATTTCCCCGGGGAATTGCCATCTCTCCGAATTCTGAAACTGCTTATATAGCCGTGATGGGAACTTCCGATATTGCCAAAATAGACCTACAGGACTACTCAGTAAATTGGATGTATAACGTAGGTTTATATCCTCGCCATCTGGTTTTAGATTCCACCGGAAAATATCTATATGTTACCCTGAATGGTGATGATCATGTAGCCAAAATTGACACAGAAACCGGGGAAATTATCAGGAAAATTTTTACAGGTGCAGCCCCTCGTAGTATGGTATTATCAGATGATGATCAATTCCTCTATGTGGTGAACTATTACTCCCACACCGTTAGTAAAGTGCAAGCTGAGGATATGGAAATTATTGATACCATCACCGTAGGCTTAAACCCCATAGGAATTACTTACGACCCGAAAACTCGACAGGTGTGGGTAGCTTGCTATACGGGGAGTTTGGTGGTCATTCAAGATTAACAGATAAAGATTTCGGGAATTGGCGGTTTATCTCTTGTAGTCATCAGGTGTTGTCAGCCAGGAGTGAACTATGGAGGTCCTGACCGTTATTCCCAAAATGGCGATCGCCCTTGGGGTGGCAACTGTTTCGATGATATCACAAATACAGTTTCGCGGGACAGTTTCATCCCCCACAGAAGTTGGGGCGGAATATATTGTCTTTCAAACTTACCCAAATAATCAAGTTAGGGGTTTAGTTTATATTTAAAACTCCGATATTGGTTCATGTTTTGAAGGAGTTTTTAATTCCCAGCAAAGCCAAATCCAACATATCACCTATACTTACCCAGTCATTGGAAACAACCATGATGATGGTTGGGAGACTCATGTATCAGATGAAGCCCTAAATTTAAGCACCTTTTCCCACTCCTTTAATTCCTCAGAAATTAATGAAAATGTGCAAGCATGGTTTAATGAATGCTTAGAGGTCATCTCAAATCCCCTTGAATAGTGATTGATGATTACTTTCTCTCTCCCGTCAGTTAAACCGCCGTTACCTCCGGCTAATTAGGAGACAATCAACTTTCTAGGTTGCCGCTGATATACCCTCCAAAAAAGAGTGAGATTGAATCATCAACCTCACTCTAATTTAGCTGTTAATTGTCCGAGTCAGTTTCCCTATATCTCAAGGGAAACTTAACTGATATTTTACACAGAGAAGGCATC includes:
- a CDS encoding YncE family protein; this encodes MNKLNKFHLMLMQKSGKTLIIASISLVVLTLTAIRLAVADSGSDIFKLGDRIDFLQQKLSNHNSLDNSESQETIAFLPPQPGQFEIIKTIKSDDLTPKSVVYADPGMFFVQNMMYEHSIAVYNRQFEQVKKIADHVNLYKFGHRDFTAEKYKGSPVEAAVSQDGKFAYISNYRMYGPEFNNPGHDTCLPSDQFDPSFIYRINTENLTIDNAIKVGSVPKFIAVSPNGKYVLVTNWCSGDVSVIDTDINQEIQRIFVGRFPRGIAISPNSETAYIAVMGTSDIAKIDLQDYSVNWMYNVGLYPRHLVLDSTGKYLYVTLNGDDHVAKIDTETGEIIRKIFTGAAPRSMVLSDDDQFLYVVNYYSHTVSKVQAEDMEIIDTITVGLNPIGITYDPKTRQVWVACYTGSLVVIQD